The window GGAAAAAGCCTTTGATGGTTTCCAGCCTGTTTCTAATGGATGGCAATATGAGCCATATTGACAACACCATCATTGATAAAAGCACGTTTACTAATTTGGACAGTGCTTCCCTGGTGTATTTTGTTTCAGGAGAAGATACAACGTCGGTGCTTTGTGGTTTCACCATCCGGCATGGCAGAGGTACTGTATATGCAGCTCAATCCAATACATACAGAGGAGGAGGAGGTGTATTTATATCATCCTCGGGCGCAAAGATCATTCATAACCATATTACGGAGAACAACCTGAACAATACACTGCATGTAGCTACCAATTTTGCTGATGGTGCAGGAATTGGTTGCGAATGGAATGCATATAACAGTTGGGTTGTTGTAAGCGACAATATAATTGATCATAATTCATGTACATCGAACAGTGTTGGAGCAACCGGAGCAGGAATCAGCATGTTTTATAACTCAAGGATAATCAGGAATACAATTTCTGACAATACACTCAATGGCAATGCAGATTCATATTCCTATGGTAGCGGATTATACTGCGAGCCACCAGCATCTCTTTTTACTTTCTTCGCTATAGTTGAGAATAACATAATAAATAATAATCTTTCAAAAGCGCAAATTAATCAGGCCCATTCCTCTGGTGTGTGTTTGGCATCAGTTACAGGAATTTTTTCACATAATATAGTTGAAAATAATGAAGTCAGCACAGGTACAAGTTCTGAAGGCGGTGCTGCGGTATTATTGTGGGCACCAAAGGAGGGTTCTGTTGTCCGGAATAACATATTCAGGCAAAATATCAGCAATGATATTGGGACATTGAGTATTGAAGCCCCTTCTGGCAATCCGAATCAGGCAATGGTTTTGGTCGAAAATAATTATTTCTTCAATAATAAAGCCAGAAGAGGTGGTGCCGCAGAGTTAAATGGTGCACCAGTTGTATTGCAAAACAATGTCTTCAGTGGGAATCATGCTACCGCTTTTGGTGGCGCTGTGTATGGAGCATATGGGTTGACAGGGAACACAGAACATCTGATTACCTTTATTAATTGTAGTTTCTTCGGGAACAAAGCTAATAACCGTGGAGGAGCATATTATGTTGATTATCATTCAGTTCATACTTTGATCATTAATTCAGTGTTTTGGGGTGATACAGCTGTACAGGGCGATGAAATTTATATTGACGTATCAGAAGACTCTCTTGAAATAGCAAATTCTATTTTTATACCAGCTCAGGTAGTTGGTGGACACTTTCTCGATGGTGGAGGGAATATTAATTCGGACCCGCTTTTTATTGACCTGGATTCTTTAAATGTACCTTCCTGGAGTCCTGTAATCGAGGCCGGCATTGCATCATTCACCTGTGTTTGCGGCGAAACACATTCCTGCCCGCAATATGATATCCTGGGAGCGCCAAGACCATGGGGTTCAAGCTATATTGATATGGGCGCATATGAATATACTGATTATACAGGGATCGATAATTTCGGATTTCGGATTGAAGATTTCGGATTGAAGATTTACCCTAATCCGTTTAAGAGTTCAACAACCTTGCTCTACAACCTGGAAGAAGCATCACAGGTTCAGCTTCAGGTTTTCGATGGGTGTGGACGACTGGTGGCAGAACCAGTAAGTTCCTTTCAGAAGGAAGGAGAACAGCGGGTTGATTGGGATGCAAGAAATCTGCCGGCAGGGATTTACAATTGCAGGTTGCAGGTATGCGCTCAAACCTACACCAACAAAATTATTATAATTCAATAGCTATGAAAAAACTTATTCTCATTCTCGCAGCAGTGGCTATCAGCCACATAACAGTATTATCCCAGGCCTGCCTGCCCGAAGGCATTTCATTTAGCAATCAAGCCCAGATAGACAGTTTCCCGATCAATTACCCGGGGTGCACTCAAATAGACGGCAGTGTTTATATTCAGGGAAATATAATTACCGGAAATAATATTTTTAATCTCAATGGATTGCATGCACTTACTTCGATAGGAGGGAATCTTAGCATATTTGGTACAGCTTTGACAAATATGTCAGATTTAAGTAATCTGACTACCATCGGCGGTAACCTTGAAATAGGTAATCTTGTTGATGTTGGATGGTTTAATCTAACCAGTTTAACCGGGCTGGAAGGGTTAACATCCATTCCTGGCAACTTGACTATCACTGGTGCCTGGGGTCTGATCAGTCTGACCGGGCTGAACAATGTATCTTCCATCGGGGGCAATCTTAATCTTTATAGCAACAATGCCTTGTCCAGCTTAACGGGTTTGGAAAGTTTGACCTCCATCGGGGGTAATCTTGATATTGAAGGCGATTATGCCCTGACGAGCCTGTCGGCATTGGCTAATGTGACTTCCATCGGGGGAGATCTTAGATTTGAATACGATTCTGCCTTGACCAGCCTGACGGGTATGGATAATGTGACTATCATCGGGGGAAATTTAATAATTGGGGACGAATATGGAGGTGGGAATGATTCCCTCTCCAGTCTCACAGGATTAGACAATGTAACTTCAGTTGGAGGAGGAATTAGTATTTTCAGGACTCCCCTGACTAGTCTTACAGGATTAGACAATGTAACTTCTATTGGAGGAGGAATTAGTATTTGCAGCACTTCCCTGACCAGTCTTACAGGATTGGACAATGTAATTTCCATCCCAGGAGGAATTAGGATTAACAATAACATTTCCCTGATCAGTATTGCTGGGTTTGCAAATTTGACTTCTATAGGGGGTAATCTCAATATTGATTACAACAGTGCCCTGGCCAGTATTCCGGGGTTGGTAAGTTTGACCTCTATCGGGGGCTTGCTTACTATCGCTAACAACTCAGCCCTGGGCAGTATTGCCGGGTTTGCAAATTTGACTTCCATCGGGGGCAATCTTACTCTTTATGGCAACAATGCCCTGTCCAGCATAACGGGTTTGGGAAATTTGACCTCCATCGGGGGTGATTTTGCTATTGCAGACAATGGCGCCCTGATGAGCCTGACAGGATTGGCTAATGTGATTTCCATCGGGGAATACCTCGATATTGGAAATAATGATGCCCTGACCAGTTTAACAGGCCTGGAAGATTTGACATCCATTGGGGGTTATCTTGCAGTCTCAGGCAATGACGCCCTGACGAGCCTGACAGGATTGGATAATGTGACTTCAATCGGGGATTCCGTTACTATTGCTTATAATGGCTCACTGACCAGCCTGGCGGGTTTGGATAATGTGACTTCCATTGGGGGTAACCTTACTATTTATGGCAATAATTCCCTGGCCAGCTTAACGGGTTTGGAAGCTTTGACCTCTATCGGGGGAGATCTTAGAATTGAAGGGAATGTTGTTTTGTCAAGCATGAATGGTCTTGAAAATATAGCTGCCGGCTCCATTGCCGGGTTGTATATCAATAACAATGATTCTTTAACTAATTGTAGCATACAAAGCATATGCGATTATTTATCCTCACCCAATGGTGTTGTTCAAATCTTTGGTAATGCATCCGGATGCAATAGCCCACCGGAAATCGCCAGTAATTGCGGAATGACCATGCCTTGCCTACCTTATGGGGACTATTATTTTCATACCCAGGCAGACATTGACAATTTTACCAACAATTACCCGGGTTGCACAGCATTGGAGGGGAATGTGATGATTGAAGGGAATGATATTACCAACTTATCCGGACTTACGAACGTGACTTCCATTGGAGGGATTCTATCTATTCGTAAAGCTAACGAACTTAACAACTTGAGTGGGCTCGATAATATAACATCCATCGGGGGAAGCATTGAGATTTCATCAAACTATTCCTTAACCAGCCTGTCAGGATTGGAGAATCTGGCATCCACCGAGGGATCATTTTGGCTTTATCATAACATTTACCTGGACAATCTTACTGGATTGGAGGGATTGACTTCTATCGGAGGAAGCCTTGAGATTTCATCCAACTATGCACTAACCAGCCTGACAGCATTGGAGAATCTGACATACATCAGCGGATCTTTCGGGCTTTATCATAACATTGCCCTGACCAGTCTTACTGGATTGGAGGGATTGACTTCCATCGGGGGGAATTTAATAATTGGCGAATTATACCAGGGAGATTTTGCCTTGACCAGCCTGGCGGGATTGGAGAACCTGACTACTATCGGGGGAGGCCTTTATATTTATTATAACTATGTTCTGACCAGCCTGATGGGTTTGGCGATTGACTTCCATCGGGGGAGACCTTGAGATCAATGTAAACCCGACCTTGACCAGCCTGACGGGACTAAATAATATAGATGCCGGGTCAATAACAAATCTGTACATTATTTATAATTATTTATTATCTGGCTGTGAGGTACAAAGCATTTGTGATTATTTAGCCGCGCCCAATGGTGTTGTTGAAATATATGCCAATACAGCAGGCTGCAACAGCCCTGAAGAAGTGGAAGCGGCATGCCAGGTGGGGTTGGAAAACTCTCCTGAAAAAGGCTTTTGCACTATTTATCCCAATCCATCCCCAAGCCAATTTACATTTGAATTCTACCTGCAAGAACCATCAAAGGTAAACCTGGTTGTGCACAACGGCCTGGGGCAGGTTGTGGCAACGCTTGCGGATGGAGAGCTGGCTCCAGGGACTCACCAGGTATTCTGGAATGCCTGGGAACCTTCCGGCAGGGATTTACTATTTCCATTTGCAGGCAAGTGAACGCATAGTTTCAAATAAAATTATTAAAATTCAATAACCTTACCCCCTGGCCCCCTCTACAAGAGAAGAGGGGGCCAGTGGGCGAGGCTTAAAACGCACAGCTATGAAAAAGTTTACTTTCTTCCTTGCTTTTTCATTATTCTGCTTCACTGCATCCGCCCAATGGGTAATGCAAAATCCTCATCCTACTGATAGGCATCTGAGATCTGTCGTCTTTCCCGATGCCAACACAGGATATGCAGTTGGTACCAGGGGAACTATTATAAAATCCTCTGACGGGGGAAATAACTGGTCTGTTTTGACAAGTGGCACTACATTCGGGTTAAATGCTGTTTATTTTATTGATTCCAATACCGGGTTTGCCGTAGGAGATGGCGGTACCATCCTGAAAACTATCAACGGGGGCTTATCATGGCTTCCATTAACAGCTTGTACAGGATTTAAATTAAATTCTGTTTATTTTACGGATGCCAATGTGGGTTATGCCGTTGGGGAGATTACACTTCAGGGGATTCAAGTGTTATCATCAAAACTATCAATGGTGGTATAAACTGGAATGTTTTATGGGTGGGATCGGTAACTCTCCTGAATTCTGTCTGCTTCACCGATTCAAATACTGGCTATATCGCGGGATTTGGCAACGGGAGTGGGATTATTCTTAAAACGACTGATGGTGGATTGACCTGGAGCAGTTCATTCAGCGGATCAGATTATATCTTTAAAAGTGTTTGCTTTTCAAACGACAGTACAGTTTATGCGGCTGGTGGCGAAGCTATCTTGAAAACTATTGATCGTGGCGCAACCTGGTCGGTTGTGAATATAAGTACCAATTATAATGTAGGATTCAATTCAATTATGTTCTCTGATAATTCTACAGGGTACGTTGTTGGTTGGTTAGATGCTATCTACTGTATCAGACCGATCATCTTGAAAACAATGGATGCAGGAACAACCTGGGCTGAGCCCTCCGAGATGCACAATTTATTTTCATCGCTATATTCGGTTTGTTTTATCCCGTCCACCAACGGGATAAATGATTAAGTATGCGGTTGGTATAGAAAATGGAGCCATCTGTCGATCATTTGATGAAGGTTTAGGATGGAACAATATATCAAGTATTACCTATGGAGACCTTAATTCCGTTTTCTTTACGGATGACTCCACTGGTTTTGCCCTGGGATATGTTTATGGTTGTGATCCGTTTTATCATTCTAACCCAATTCTGAAGACTATCAATGGAGGCAATGATTGGACAGTGATTTTTAATAGTCCTTTTTGCTTAAAATCTATTCACTTCCCTTGCGATAGCATTGATATATTGTTGGTTACGATGAAGAAGAAGTATATGGGCAGGGAGTGATTTATAAAACAATCGATGGAGGCGTTTCATGGTATATAACGGAATTGTTATTATTGAATAATTTGTATTCTGTTTATTTTACTGACAACACTACCGGTTATATAGCCGGTAATGGTGTCTGCAAGACTATGGATGGCGGTGAGACCTGGTTGCCTGTACCGGTGCAAATGGTGGTTTTAATTCAGTTTGCTTTCCAGATGCTTCTAACGGATATGCAGTTGGAGGTAATAAGGTAATTAAAACAACTGACGCCGGATCTACCTGGTCTCAACTAATGAGTGCCCCATCCGATGCTTCATTAAACTCGGTTTTTTTTATCGATGCTGAAAACGGTTATGCTACAGGTAATCAATTTATTAATGGACATTACCATGGAATTATCCTGAAAACCACTGATGGAGGTTCATCATGGACAAGCACATCCATGGCAAGTCCAGGGTTGCTCAAATCGATCTGCTTTCCGGAACCTGAAACCGGATATGC is drawn from Bacteroidales bacterium and contains these coding sequences:
- a CDS encoding T9SS type A sorting domain-containing protein — its product is MKKNLLFAICLLVMTALQAQIIHVPADYPTIQQGINAASPGDTILVAEGTYDEQINFKGKKPLMVSSLFLMDGNMSHIDNTIIDKSTFTNLDSASLVYFVSGEDTTSVLCGFTIRHGRGTVYAAQSNTYRGGGGVFISSSGAKIIHNHITENNLNNTLHVATNFADGAGIGCEWNAYNSWVVVSDNIIDHNSCTSNSVGATGAGISMFYNSRIIRNTISDNTLNGNADSYSYGSGLYCEPPASLFTFFAIVENNIINNNLSKAQINQAHSSGVCLASVTGIFSHNIVENNEVSTGTSSEGGAAVLLWAPKEGSVVRNNIFRQNISNDIGTLSIEAPSGNPNQAMVLVENNYFFNNKARRGGAAELNGAPVVLQNNVFSGNHATAFGGAVYGAYGLTGNTEHLITFINCSFFGNKANNRGGAYYVDYHSVHTLIINSVFWGDTAVQGDEIYIDVSEDSLEIANSIFIPAQVVGGHFLDGGGNINSDPLFIDLDSLNVPSWSPVIEAGIASFTCVCGETHSCPQYDILGAPRPWGSSYIDMGAYEYTDYTGIDNFGFRIEDFGLKIYPNPFKSSTTLLYNLEEASQVQLQVFDGCGRLVAEPVSSFQKEGEQRVDWDARNLPAGIYNCRLQVCAQTYTNKIIIIQ
- a CDS encoding leucine-rich repeat protein — translated: MKKLILILAAVAISHITVLSQACLPEGISFSNQAQIDSFPINYPGCTQIDGSVYIQGNIITGNNIFNLNGLHALTSIGGNLSIFGTALTNMSDLSNLTTIGGNLEIGNLVDVGWFNLTSLTGLEGLTSIPGNLTITGAWGLISLTGLNNVSSIGGNLNLYSNNALSSLTGLESLTSIGGNLDIEGDYALTSLSALANVTSIGGDLRFEYDSALTSLTGMDNVTIIGGNLIIGDEYGGGNDSLSSLTGLDNVTSVGGGISIFRTPLTSLTGLDNVTSIGGGISICSTSLTSLTGLDNVISIPGGIRINNNISLISIAGFANLTSIGGNLNIDYNSALASIPGLVSLTSIGGLLTIANNSALGSIAGFANLTSIGGNLTLYGNNALSSITGLGNLTSIGGDFAIADNGALMSLTGLANVISIGEYLDIGNNDALTSLTGLEDLTSIGGYLAVSGNDALTSLTGLDNVTSIGDSVTIAYNGSLTSLAGLDNVTSIGGNLTIYGNNSLASLTGLEALTSIGGDLRIEGNVVLSSMNGLENIAAGSIAGLYINNNDSLTNCSIQSICDYLSSPNGVVQIFGNASGCNSPPEIASNCGMTMPCLPYGDYYFHTQADIDNFTNNYPGCTALEGNVMIEGNDITNLSGLTNVTSIGGILSIRKANELNNLSGLDNITSIGGSIEISSNYSLTSLSGLENLASTEGSFWLYHNIYLDNLTGLEGLTSIGGSLEISSNYALTSLTALENLTYISGSFGLYHNIALTSLTGLEGLTSIGGNLIIGELYQGDFALTSLAGLENLTTIGGGLYIYYNYVLTSLMGLAIDFHRGRP